The Podospora pseudoanserina strain CBS 124.78 chromosome 7 map unlocalized CBS124.78p_7, whole genome shotgun sequence region ATTACGAACCGAGAAGTTATACCCAAATTCGCAATTCCACACAGTCAAAATGGGCGACCCAtccgaaaagaagagaaggagagcCGAGGATGACACTccaaagtccaagaagaagaagtctgAGGGCGCCGGTGCCGCCATGGAGTTTTCAATAACCAAAGTCCACACGCCGCAGGTTTCACCTCCTGTCGTAGGTATGGACGATTGCGCATTTTGACTGATTCCAGAGACCTGTGCTGACTTGGTAAACCAGCCGTAACACCAGGATTCCTTCTCCGCGACAAGCACGCATTCGATGTCTACGAAAAGGTCCCCCAACAGGCCAACAAGCGCCGAAAGAGCGGCGGTATTCCCCAAGCGCCCGAGATGGCTCTCCACTCCTCCACACACGTATCGATAGACTACACGGCCCGCGAGACCGAGCAAATGCTCAATCACTATCTCGCCATTGTGGATCCAAAGACCAAGGAAATCGAAATCATTTCagccaagaagatgatggtgcGACACAAGGTTCGAGCGCAACAAGAGGAGCGCAAGGAACCAGGGGAGGAGAATGTTGCTCAGGTATATTCTGTTATGGAAGAGCTGGTTTGGTGCTCACCAAGGCTTACCATTGTGTGCAGACCAACTACGAGAGGAGAACAGCGCTCGGCGAAGAGTTCGGTACTAgaaaggccaagaaggcgcTCAAGTCCGTCGCCGATAATGCCATCATGGCCTCGACCGACAACTTGGGACAAGCTGAGAACACCATGTTGCAAAATGTCAAGGAGGTGTTCGCCAAATCGGCCACTAAGGAGGAGCTGCAAGCTGCTGTCGATCAGGTCAGACCAGTGCCCAAGGGCAACTACAATGCCGAGCACATCCAGGATGTGTATATCCCCAGAGAGATCATCGGATCCGAGATTCTCAACGCGGTGCCGGTCATGGATTGGCAGGAAGCTGTTCGCAACAACGAGGCTGTCAACGTTCCTTCGCGTTTTGTTGCCCACCGCATTGCGCGTGTGGCAGCCaacaaggaggacaaggaacGGTTGCAGGTTTTGCGATATCTGTTGTGGGTCATCATCCTCTGGGTCACTACCGGGAAGGGCAGGGAGCGTGGTACCAAGACCATTGCGAAAAGGGACAAGCTTCGAGAGCTTCTGTCCCCAGCGCCCGAGGTGGTCATTGAGAATATTCGTCGAAAATTCTCAGATAATGGTGTGATGCGCAAGGAGCACATGGAGCTGCTCATGACGCACTGCTGTGTTTTTGCCAGCATCATTGACAACTTTGAGGTCAACATGAACGACCTGAGAGAGGATCTCAAGCTGGAGCAGAAGCAGCTTGCCCAGTACTTCATGGAGGTGGGTGCGCGGGTCAAGCAGTCCAAGGCTGGCGGCGTCATGAAGCATATTGCCAAGTTGCAGCTGCCACTGGTGTTCCCCAGGATTCGGTCAGGGGCACGGAGATAATGAGAAGAAACGGTGCGGTGCGGTGATGGGAGATTGGTTGAGGTGCAACGAAACAGTGTTGCTTTAATCAGGCGCTGGATTGGGAAAATCATGTTGCTAGGCGTATTTTGGACGGGTCAGGAGAGTGTGTGGAGGTGCATTTTGACGGGCAGTTCTGCTTGAGCGGTGGTGAGCCTGACAAATAACAAGCCAGGACTTACATCACCAAAAACCCTGGGCTCAGTAGAGAGAAACAGGCGGAAACATAGAGAAGGGGATGCTACATACAGCGTTGGAGTTGTTAGTCTAAAGTCGAGTCACAAATGTGGCAAACAAACAAGTGAAATAAAGTTTAGAGCGATCTTTCTGCCGTCTCTGCAAAGACATGTATCTGTGTTGCACGCTCTTCCGGTTGCAGGTAGCTCTGGTTTCTTGTGATATGCAAAGGGGTGAGAAGGCGGGGGTGCACCCAGCAAGGACGGTGTTTgttcaacccccctccccctttttccaGCAAAGCAGAGGAgagacccctccccctctccgtcgcctcctcccaagcaGAGAGTGGCCAAGCCCAGTCAACCCTGCGCTTTCAACCGCTCACACAGACTCTGGTCCACGGCAGGCAAAAGCCAACGGGGCAGGGCAGTTCTTCGGCGACCGGATCCCCTGGTCGGGTGCTGGTCGGGGCGAGTCTTGAGCCGCACACATCGACTGCCACGTGGGAATCTGGTCGGGTTCTCTCTCCACACAACCGCAACCACCTTTTCTCGATTGCACACTCGATCCCATGACGACATTGTAACTGTCGCGATAGACACGTCTGACTGCGCTTGAAACGCGTTCTTTTTGTGAAGCTGTTGAATTGGAGGTTGGCTATGGCAGATCGTAtattgatgatgagagaCAGTAGAAACAATCAAAATAGACAGCATAATGAGCGCTGCTGATTCAAACCATTACATCTTGCTCTTGATGCATCTGGTGAGCACAATTGATGATTTTCATTGCGACGCGTCGACCTGACTGCACAGCGCTTCTTAATTGCCATTTTTCTGAAGTGATTCACAATGGGTTGCTGCCTGCAGGGGCCTCTGACTCCACTCATGCCCTGTTTCGTGGCTTCTTATTGGCTGGAATGGCCGTGTCAGCAGCCAACCGGGCACCACGCGAAAGGCAGAACACGCGAACCTCCGCCCTGACAAGTGCGTTTTTCCTGCACTCAGACTGGTTTAACCCGCCACGGGCAAATCCAAGAGCAAGCAGAGTGCTCGtcccgtcaccaccatcaactcTGCACCAAGCAGAGCAGACACCTCCCCGTCTTGCTCCGTTCGCGACAATTACCAATTGCTGGGACGAcaacctttttctttttcgcgTCGCATCCATCGATGCATCTGTCGCCATCAATCATCCATCACGAGCTCAGCTTACCTCAACCAACTGCAAGTTCCAAGCGATTGCCCATTCACGACCACTTCTGCCTCATCCCATGTCCAAGAGCCGCAGTCGTGAACTCCCGACTTACACCGACTCTGTATACCCCATTTGATCGCTCATGCCGCCTATGAATTGATGAGACCTGAGCGAACAACGTGAGTATCCCTCCCTTGCTACCATCGAAGTCATAGCTTCGTGCCGATTGCATCCTACATCAGCGCAtgttgcttgcttgcttgatGCTAACCGCACACCTTTCCAGTCTCGAGTCCTGATATTAACGACACACGTTACCCTTGTTGTACCATTGTACCATCAAACTTTGGCCTTTCGcgtcatcccatcccatcgaAAGAGGAACTGTCAAGATGCCCTCAAAGCGCAAACGCGATCCCCTTGACGGATTCGACCCTAACAAATCGGATTCGGAGGACGAGAACTTTGATCCAACAGAGGACGCACCAGCGCCACGACGAAGCGCCAAGAAGTCGCGGTCGACGAGGACCAAGAAaacaggaggaggcgctCGCGGCAAGCGATCCAACAGGTACAGAGGGTCCGATAttgaagacgatgatgagcCTGAGGATAGCGACCTGGAAGATTCCTTCGCCGACGATGACCATGATGACCACAAAGACGAGTCCGACGAAGATTTGCCCACCAATGCCGCCGGTCGCCGCGCGAGGAAGGCTGCGGTGAAGCACCAATCCTACAGAGAAAGCAgcgctgaagaggaggaggagatcaaggaatCCGGTGACAGTGCCAGCGAGCTGGAGAAAACCCCAAAGAAATCGGCCAATAAGCCATCAAGAATTGTTGTGCTCAAGACAGCACAAGCACAACGATCATCCAAGCGTGGAAAGGAGGAGCCACCATCAAagccaccgccggcacctGCTCATCCAACGCGCCGAACTCGCGCCCGTaccgaggaggtcgaggagccACTGTTTGAGCTGACCAACTCTGGGAGACACGCACAGCCAGCTCGGGGAGCCTCTAGGAGCAAGAGCCCAGAAGCATTGGCTCGTGCGACTCGCGGAAACCGCGGAGCTGGCAAAGGCCTCAAACAGCCACCCCAGCCCACCATCGAGGAAGCAACGCAAGAAAGCGAGTCCAAGGACGAGGAACCTGCCGCGGCTatggaaggagaggaggcagagTCCGTGACTAAGGGTCGGGGAGAGGAACCATCTCCAGTtcgtggtgatgtcgagccAGAAGTCCCAGAAGCCCAGccagaagatgaagatgctcCGATGGAAGATCAACCTGCAGAGGCCGCCGAATCTGCCGCGCCATCCGCAGCagccgatgatgaagatgacgatgatgacgatgttcCAATCACCAGAAGGACACGGGGTGCGCGAGCAGCTGCGTCACAGcccgccgaggaggctgcggAACCAGAACCGGAGACCGTCGGAGGGGGTCGCCGTCTTACACGAAAATCGCGCCTTCGTGGAAAGAAAAGTTTGCAAGAGCCTAGTAGCGACTTCGAACCTGGTGAAGAATCTGCCGATCACATGTCTGCGTCAGAGGCTCCTAATGAGGAGGCACCcaatgaggatgatgagtcCACTCCCACACCTCGTCGTGGTCGCGGCTCTAGAGCTGCGAGTCGACGGAGCCGTCGTAACCAGCGAGATTCCGGGGACGAAGAAATCGAACTCGACAAGGATGAGATGGCcgaagagctggaggagctgcgTGAAAGTAGTAGATCACGGCCCCGCCGAACTCGTCGCAGATCACCGTCCATCCAGTATGAGGAACGGGAAACCAAGAAGCGTCGCACAAAGCCGGTCAACTACAGCATACCTGCCATCGACCCTGCTGCtttcgaggttgaggatgatgatgccgagcCAGCTGCCACGCCTGCCAGAAACCGCAGAGGTGGCAAGAGCGGCGGCACTCAAGCCTGGGAGCGTGCTCTCAACACTACGTTTGGTCCgttcggcggtggtggtggggctgGTTCCCTACTCAACGGACCATGGGGCACTGGAGCTACCGGTGGTGTAGACTCTGACAGTAGTGACGACGAGATGAACATGCGCTCTGGCGTTGGCGGTACCGTCGGCATGACGCCTACTTCTGCCGCGCCACCAGTCGGTCTCTTCAACCCTCTCGGTTCCCATAATGATGGGCCTGGAGGTATTGGGAGCGCGACTCCCCAAGtcggcaaggtcaagaaTCAAAAGGCGTTTGCTGACGCCGATCCTCTCGGTGTTGATATGAACGTCGACTTTAGCAAAGTTGGCGGTTTGCAGGGTCATATCGACCagctgaaggagatggtTACGCTTCCGCTGCTGTATCCTGAGCTCTTTACCAGGTTCCACGTCACGCCACCTAGAGGTGTGCTGTTTCATGGTCCACCTGGCACTGGTAAGACGCTCCTTGCCAGAGCGCTTGCCAACTCTGTTGGTCATGGAGGCCGCAAGATCAGTTTCTACATGCGAAAAGGTGCTGATGCCCTCAGCaagtgggtgggtgaggctgAGAAGCAACTTCGGTTgctgtttgaggaggcgaggaggacacAACCCAGCATCATCTTCTTTGATGAAATCGACGGCCTCGCGCCCGTGCGATCCAGCAAGCAGGAGCAGATCCATGCCAGTATCGTATCGACGTTGTTGGCGCTGATGGATGGTATGGATGGTCGTGGTCAGGTTATCGTTATTGGTGCGACCAATCGACCAGACAACATCGACCCTGCTCTTCGCCGACCGGGTCGCTTCGACAGAGAATTTTACTTTCCTCTGCCTGATTTGGAAGGCAGACTTTCCATCCTGGACATTCACACCAAGGACTGGGGTCTGTCTCCGCAGTTCAtgagggcgttggcggaAAACACCAAGGGTTACGGAGGTGCTGATCTGAGAGCACTCTGCACCGAGGCTGCACTGAATGCCATCCAGAGGACCTACCCGCAAATCTACTCGTCCAAGGAGAAGCTTGTTGTCGACCCTTCCAAGATTACGATTTCGGCGACGGACTTTATGATTTcggtcaagaagatgatTCCCTCGTCTGAGAGGTCGacttcgtcgtcggcggtGCCGCTCCCGAGGACGATTGAGCCGCTGCTGAGGAACCAGCATAAGGCTTTGATTGGGGTGTTGGATAATATTCTGCcgcgggagaagaagatcactgcgttggaggaggccatgTATGAGCCTTATGCCGATGCGGATACTGGTTTTGCGCGGGAGGCGGCGCATGCTGAGTTTGGAAGGTCGAGAGTTTTCaggccgaggttgttgatTTCGGGGCTGCCGGGGATGGGGCAGAATTATTTGGCGGCTGCCATGTTGCATCATTTGGAGGGGGTTCATGTTGAGAATATGGATGTGTCGAGCTTACTTGGGGATGGAagggtgagttttttttttgagttTTTTTATCTTGTTGGGATGATGTGAAGGGATGATTGCTAACTGTTGGTAGCCTGTTGAGCAAGTGATTGCCAGCCGATTTGTCGAGGTCAAGAGGCACAAACCGGCGGTTATCTTCATTCCTAATGTTGATCTCTGGTTCCGCAGCATACCGGAGGTGGCTGTTGAGATGTTCAAGACTCTTATCATGCGCATCCCGCCGTCGGACCCGGTTCTGTTGTTGGGCACTGCCGAGTGCACTCCTGAGTTACTTGATCCAGAGCTTTTGGTCAAGCTGTTTGGGTTCTCCAAGAAGAATCGGGCCGTGATTGAGCCTCCTGAGAGATCATACCGCCTCGAGTTCTTTGAGAACTTGCTTGTTCACCTGAGGAAGTCGCCGCACGAATTCCCCGACCCTGCCAACCGCAAGAAGCGGGTTATTGAAGAGCTCCCTGttgccccccctccaccaccgaggaCCCTCACCAAGGAAGAGATCAAGGCTCAGCGCAAGGCTGACTTGCACCACCTCAATCTTTTGAAAATGCGGTTGCAACCGATTATGGATCAGATTCACCGCAAGTATCGGAAGTTTAGGCAGCCGGTCATTCCCCTTCAACAGATTGCGTATCTGTTTGATGAGCAGGATCCCAACTTTGTCCGGCCTGATCTTGCCGAGGGCGAGCACAGGCCGTATGAGATTGCACGGGACAAGGAGGGCACTGAGGGCATCAGGGACACGACCACGGGCAAGTTTTTTTACAATTtggagaccaccaccatcgaggAGAGGCTTGCCAATGGGTATTATGCCCGGCCGCATGATTTCTACAAGGACATCAACAGGCTTTACCTGGATGCGAAGAATATTGGTGACAAGGACAGGACACTCAAGGCCAATGAGCTGAGGACTAACGTCGAGGTGGATGTGCATGATATCAGCACCTCGCTGGCGAATCAGGGGATCAGGTTTGACGAGATTTACGAGAGGCAGCTGCAGAGGGTcagggaggcggaggagaaggctaggaagaggaaggttgTTCACTCGGTTATTGATCTGATCCAGTCGGATATTCCGGGTGATGGGGATAGTGACTCTCAGGGGCCCGTGGGCATTGGTTTGCCGCTTTCGCGCAATGCGGGgacgacggcggcgaggttCCAGCCGATTTTGAGTCCGCCTTCTAGGGGCCATGGGGATTCGACGCAGTCGAGGCCGTTGACGAACGGCACGCCGGCGTCGAaggtgggtgatggggatgtgcAGATGGgtgggatggatgaggaTACTCAGCCGTTGACTGGGAGGGATTTGATTTCGCCGCTGCAGTGGCCCATGCCTAGGAATGTTGGGGGTCCGCTGGGTGATTCGGCGAGAGCAACGGCGGGGAATATGTCGCAGCGGTCTGCTATCACCTCTGTTCCGCCGGGTATGTCACCGTCGGCATTATTGAATGATGCTTCGACGACCAAGACGTCGGACCCGTCGACAAACCACTCCAACAACTGGAGCACACAACAGACCAACGGCACTACGGGGCAGAACAACCCTGACGAGACGTCCCAGCTGGAAGACACGCAGTCTCAAAGCATCCACCCAAGCGGGTTCCTGGCTGGACAAAGCCACAGCCAAggctcatcatcaagcaGCCAAGCCTGGGCGCACTCCCAGGCAGCGGGCATAGCACAAGGGATTCTCCAACCTAGGGGTGGCGTCCCGCAGGTCACAGCTCAACGAACGCCCTCCCATCCCTTGTCCAACGTCAACCGTGTTACCATTTCAGAACAAGGCTCCCCGACCTCGTCGCAAAAACCCGCGCCAAAGGCCGCGGCAGCACCTTTGGCAAACATCCTCAACGACGAGAATGCCTCCTCTAGCGGTGGCAAACCctcccaaaacaccccctcgacaacaacaacaacaacgacaacaacaaccacttcCGGACCCCTTACCGTCGTTTCGGGTGTTCCCACCCCGGGATCAAAGGGATCTCACCACTCATCTCAGCAACCTGTCCTGCACGAGGGTCGGCTGTCAGAATTTCTGGATATTCTGGCGGACAGGACAGCGGGGTGTTCGATTGAACAGCTGGAGCAGATTTACCGGGAGCTGATGGATGAGATTTGGCAGAGCAGGCACGACTGGAACAGGATGGCGGTGCTGAGCCGGGTGGCGGGGGTGTTTAATGATGCGATTGGAGATATCGAGTTTGTGCAGGGGGttctggtggaggaggagagggatgaggaggaggaggaggagaagaggaaggggaaggagaaggttttggagagtgtggagggcggtgggaggCCAAGTCAGGGGAGTTCGCAAGGacgagggggggatgggttttgggctgggttgggtttggtggggaatacgaggggggagaaggagcaggaggggtggttttaTTTGC contains the following coding sequences:
- the RPA49 gene encoding DNA-directed RNA polymerase I subunit rpa49 (EggNog:ENOG503P0GY; BUSCO:EOG09262BVA; COG:K), yielding MGDPSEKKRRRAEDDTPKSKKKKSEGAGAAMEFSITKVHTPQVSPPVVAVTPGFLLRDKHAFDVYEKVPQQANKRRKSGGIPQAPEMALHSSTHVSIDYTARETEQMLNHYLAIVDPKTKEIEIISAKKMMVRHKVRAQQEERKEPGEENVAQTNYERRTALGEEFGTRKAKKALKSVADNAIMASTDNLGQAENTMLQNVKEVFAKSATKEELQAAVDQVRPVPKGNYNAEHIQDVYIPREIIGSEILNAVPVMDWQEAVRNNEAVNVPSRFVAHRIARVAANKEDKERLQVLRYLLWVIILWVTTGKGRERGTKTIAKRDKLRELLSPAPEVVIENIRRKFSDNGVMRKEHMELLMTHCCVFASIIDNFEVNMNDLREDLKLEQKQLAQYFMEVGARVKQSKAGGVMKHIAKLQLPLVFPRIRSGARR
- the YTA7 gene encoding TAT-binding protein-like protein 7, AAA ATPase (COG:O; BUSCO:EOG092606O3; EggNog:ENOG503NX6I); its protein translation is MPSKRKRDPLDGFDPNKSDSEDENFDPTEDAPAPRRSAKKSRSTRTKKTGGGARGKRSNRYRGSDIEDDDEPEDSDLEDSFADDDHDDHKDESDEDLPTNAAGRRARKAAVKHQSYRESSAEEEEEIKESGDSASELEKTPKKSANKPSRIVVLKTAQAQRSSKRGKEEPPSKPPPAPAHPTRRTRARTEEVEEPLFELTNSGRHAQPARGASRSKSPEALARATRGNRGAGKGLKQPPQPTIEEATQESESKDEEPAAAMEGEEAESVTKGRGEEPSPVRGDVEPEVPEAQPEDEDAPMEDQPAEAAESAAPSAAADDEDDDDDDVPITRRTRGARAAASQPAEEAAEPEPETVGGGRRLTRKSRLRGKKSLQEPSSDFEPGEESADHMSASEAPNEEAPNEDDESTPTPRRGRGSRAASRRSRRNQRDSGDEEIELDKDEMAEELEELRESSRSRPRRTRRRSPSIQYEERETKKRRTKPVNYSIPAIDPAAFEVEDDDAEPAATPARNRRGGKSGGTQAWERALNTTFGPFGGGGGAGSLLNGPWGTGATGGVDSDSSDDEMNMRSGVGGTVGMTPTSAAPPVGLFNPLGSHNDGPGGIGSATPQVGKVKNQKAFADADPLGVDMNVDFSKVGGLQGHIDQLKEMVTLPLLYPELFTRFHVTPPRGVLFHGPPGTGKTLLARALANSVGHGGRKISFYMRKGADALSKWVGEAEKQLRLLFEEARRTQPSIIFFDEIDGLAPVRSSKQEQIHASIVSTLLALMDGMDGRGQVIVIGATNRPDNIDPALRRPGRFDREFYFPLPDLEGRLSILDIHTKDWGLSPQFMRALAENTKGYGGADLRALCTEAALNAIQRTYPQIYSSKEKLVVDPSKITISATDFMISVKKMIPSSERSTSSSAVPLPRTIEPLLRNQHKALIGVLDNILPREKKITALEEAMYEPYADADTGFAREAAHAEFGRSRVFRPRLLISGLPGMGQNYLAAAMLHHLEGVHVENMDVSSLLGDGRPVEQVIASRFVEVKRHKPAVIFIPNVDLWFRSIPEVAVEMFKTLIMRIPPSDPVLLLGTAECTPELLDPELLVKLFGFSKKNRAVIEPPERSYRLEFFENLLVHLRKSPHEFPDPANRKKRVIEELPVAPPPPPRTLTKEEIKAQRKADLHHLNLLKMRLQPIMDQIHRKYRKFRQPVIPLQQIAYLFDEQDPNFVRPDLAEGEHRPYEIARDKEGTEGIRDTTTGKFFYNLETTTIEERLANGYYARPHDFYKDINRLYLDAKNIGDKDRTLKANELRTNVEVDVHDISTSLANQGIRFDEIYERQLQRVREAEEKARKRKVVHSVIDLIQSDIPGDGDSDSQGPVGIGLPLSRNAGTTAARFQPILSPPSRGHGDSTQSRPLTNGTPASKVGDGDVQMGGMDEDTQPLTGRDLISPLQWPMPRNVGGPLGDSARATAGNMSQRSAITSVPPGMSPSALLNDASTTKTSDPSTNHSNNWSTQQTNGTTGQNNPDETSQLEDTQSQSIHPSGFLAGQSHSQGSSSSSQAWAHSQAAGIAQGILQPRGGVPQVTAQRTPSHPLSNVNRVTISEQGSPTSSQKPAPKAAAAPLANILNDENASSSGGKPSQNTPSTTTTTTTTTTTSGPLTVVSGVPTPGSKGSHHSSQQPVLHEGRLSEFLDILADRTAGCSIEQLEQIYRELMDEIWQSRHDWNRMAVLSRVAGVFNDAIGDIEFVQGVLVEEERDEEEEEEKRKGKEKVLESVEGGGRPSQGSSQGRGGDGFWAGLGLVGNTRGEKEQEGWFYLR